In Oryza glaberrima chromosome 8, OglaRS2, whole genome shotgun sequence, the following are encoded in one genomic region:
- the LOC127782633 gene encoding multiprotein-bridging factor 1a-like, with protein sequence MAGIGPIRQDWEPVVVRKKAPTAAAKKDEKAVNAARRSGAEIETMKKYNAGTNKAASSGTSLNTKRLDDDTESLAHERVSSDLKKNLMQARLDKKMTQAQLAQMINEKPQVIQEYESGKAIPNQQIIGKLERALGTKLRGKK encoded by the exons atggccgggattggTCCGATCAGGCAGGACTGGGAGCCGGTGGTGGTGCGGAAGAaggcgcccaccgccgccgccaagaaggATGAGAAGGCCGTcaacgccgcccgccgctccggCGCCGAGATCGAGACCATGAAGAAGT ATAACGCTGGAACAAACAAGGCGGCGTCCAGTGGCACATCCCTCAACACCAAGCGGCTGGATGACGACACCGAGAGCCTTGCCC ATGAGCGTGTCTCAAGTGACCTGAAGAAAAACCTCATGCAAGCAAGGCTGGACAAGAAGATGACCCAGGCACAGCTTGCACAG ATGATCAATGAGAAGCCCCAGGTGATCCAGGAGTACGAGTCAGGTAAAGCTATTCCGAACCAGCAGATCATCGGGAAGCTTGAAAGGGCTCTTGGAACAAAGCTGCGCGGCAAGAAATAA
- the LOC127781121 gene encoding protein ELF4-LIKE 4-like, translated as MEEDSVISNGGREEEVVVANGIGGGVGGTARSGGGGGGKVVQLLQRNFGEVQGILEQNRVLIQEISQNHEARDADGLTRNVALIRELNTNIARVVDLYANLSGSFSRSVTAAASANNTNATNSTSPSAAAAAKASKRSRATDTE; from the coding sequence ATGGAGGAGGACAGCGTCATCAGCAACGgcggcagggaggaggaggtggtggttgcGAACGGCATTGGCGGAGGGGTAGGGGGgacggcgaggagcggcggtgggggaggggggaaggtGGTGCAGTTGCTGCAGAGGAACTTTGGTGAGGTGCAGGGGATTTTGGAGCAGAACCGTGTGCTGATCCAGGAGATCAGCCAGAACCACGAGGCCCGCGACGCCGATGGCCTCACCCGCAACGTCGCCCTCATCCGGGAGCTCAACACCAACATCGCCCGTGTCGTCGACCTCTACGCTAATCTCTCCGGCTCCTTCTCCCGCTCTGTCACTGCCGCTGCCAGCGCCAATAACACCAATGCCACCAACAGCACCTCCccttctgccgccgccgcagccaagGCAAGCAAGCGGTCCCGCGCCACCGACACCGAGTAG